The Melanotaenia boesemani isolate fMelBoe1 chromosome 12, fMelBoe1.pri, whole genome shotgun sequence genome contains the following window.
GGAGCTATGGGGTCTCTCAAGGGACTTTGTTGGCCAACGGGGGCACAGGTGGCCGCAACGAAGTTCTTCACTTGGTTCAAACACTCTACCCCTTCAGCTCCGTGACAGAGGAGGAGCTAAACTTTGAGAAGGGAGAGGTCATGGAGGTGGTGGAGAAGCCGGAGAATGACCCAGAGTGGTGGAGGTGTAAGAACTCGCGTGGCATGGTGGGCCTGGTGCCTAAAAACTATGTGATGTTGCTGGATGAGCGGCCCGGTCTGCTCTCCTCTACGTCGAGTTCTCCACAGAACCGCTCAGTGGCACCAGCACGCTCAGGGAGGTTTGCTGGGAGGGACTGGTACTACGGCAACATCACCAGACACCAGGCGGAGTGTATACTCAACGAGAGGGGGGAGGAGGGTGACTTCCTCATACGAGACAGCGAGTCATCGGTGAGTCAGGGATGAGGTCATGACAGAGTGGCATCATGGGGGTTGAGAAAAATTTAACTGTCAACTAGATCCAAGTCTTTAagtatgaatatttaaaaatcctCTGTGATAAAGAGCTGACTTAGAAGTACAAGAACTGGAGAGCATGATGCATTTTCCACCCTTATTTACCACAGCATGTTGGAGTAACCTGTAGGAGCAACCGCTACGGCATCACATGATCATCCAGAGTAGGAGTAGCCAGACAGACACAAGAATTTAACTTGCATTTAATCGATCTcttcagatttatttccatcttcaTTTCTTAAGAGATTTATCTTGAAtgaatttagttgttttgttaattttggCGCTTATTTTTCACAATTAAAATTAACccaaaaatattcatttcattttaccaTCATTAAAAAAGTAACAGATAATCACATCATAGGATTACAgcttttatgaaaacaaactaTTTATATAGCATTTTTATGCATTATTGCAGCAAAAAATGCTTCACATAATATGTTTTGCTTCTTAAAAACAAGTAGTCACACAccaaagtttattacaaaaatcaatcaaagcacacacacacactaaacatgctctctcacacacacaaatcttaATCTCTGCACTGccttaatgatttatttaattaaaaacttaagTGTTTATGGAATATAAACCTCCAGTAGCAGTCACCATGAAACAGACACATGGGGAAATTGTGgtgaaataatgtaaataaagcttaaactaaactaaataattAATTGGAGACATAAGGGAGTCTACAGCTGATTTTTGCATCAGTAAAATGTAAGCTATATATTCTTGTAATTTCAAGGTTAATGCTGACACATACAATTCGAAGCAGTGTTTACTTTCTGAATGAGCTTAGCAATAACTGACCAATTCTAAATCTCATATTGGAAGGATCTTCCAGCTCATTTTGATATCTTCAATGTTCTTCTGAAACTGCACATTCTTACCACAGATCATAAAATTGTTCTCATCAAAGTAACTTGTAGTATCTACTTCATTCCCCTCCAATCACAGCTCATCAGGGGACTCCTCCATCTGTTTGTGGCACAGGAGCCTTTAGTGTTGACATGCTGTAATCCCTCATGTGTAACCAGATAGGGCGGTGGGCAGCACATTGAAACACATTCAAGCCAAgaagctgcatttttttctaattctgtTACTGTTTTGACAAATCAGTAGAATCGTTAAATACTGGTAATCAGATAAACTTTTTATATGCTTTAAATCAGGgaacatgtaaatatttttaatgatagATATTCTGCATCAACTATGTTTTTCTCAGTGTGCAAAAGAGACTTTTTCATGCCTCACACTGTATATGTAAGATGGGAAAGGCTTCCAAACTATTTTTGATGAAGTACACTTCCTAACAGTGAAGGATTTTGCTCCGTGTCTCCTTTCAAGAGAATAATTAAACACTCTGCAGTTGTGGGCTCAGATCTTCAAACCAGAGACTaggctgccccctgctggagtTACTACATCACTGTTTATATTAAATTGCCTCTTCCTGTGTCTCcctctttgtttttcagccCAGTGATTTCTCAGTATCTCTGAAGGCGGTGGGTAAGAATAAGCACTTTAAAGTGCAGCTGTCAGACGGAGTATACTGTATCGGCCAGCGCAGGTTTAACTCCATGGATGAACTAGTGGAACATTACAAGAAGGCACCCATCTTCACCAGCGAACATGGAGAGAAGCTGTACCTGGTCAAAGCGCTGCTGTGATTCACACTTCCTCACACCTACACTGGATCTcctatacacacaaacactcttACACACAATACCAATGCCGCTCCCTGACTGTCTTAACTCAAGCCTTAGCTCTGGACCCTCTCGCTGTGGCGTCTCTACCACATCCAGATCTTTAGTCACATCTCGGTTTTTTTCGGGCTCTCTCCTGTGGCGACCGACTGAAAACCAGGTGAAACTCTTATCGAGTTTTTCAGTGGAGCAGTTCT
Protein-coding sequences here:
- the nck2a gene encoding cytoplasmic protein NCK2a: MTEEVIVVAKWDYMAQQEQELDIRKNERLFLLDDSKTWWRVRNAANQTGYVPSNYVERKNSLKKGSLVKNIKDTLGLGKTKRKTSARDASPTPSSDTEYPSNGSGGGVVGGATERIYDLNIPAVVKFAYTAERDDELTLVKGSRVIVMEKCSDGWWRGSQAGRVGWFPSNYVQEELGGADERGEGDSPRSYGVSQGTLLANGGTGGRNEVLHLVQTLYPFSSVTEEELNFEKGEVMEVVEKPENDPEWWRCKNSRGMVGLVPKNYVMLLDERPGLLSSTSSSPQNRSVAPARSGRFAGRDWYYGNITRHQAECILNERGEEGDFLIRDSESSPSDFSVSLKAVGKNKHFKVQLSDGVYCIGQRRFNSMDELVEHYKKAPIFTSEHGEKLYLVKALL